The nucleotide sequence AGCTCGTCAAATCCTGTGAGATTCTGGAAGCAGTGGAAAAAGAGGTGGGACCGCTGGAGTAATCAACGATAATAATTTAAAGAGATCGCACCGTCTTTTAGTTTTACATACGAAAAATTATCCACCCAATCACCGGTATTGATGTAGAATTTACCATTTCCAAAATTTTTGAAAACCGGGATATGGGAATGGGCGAGAATTACAATATCAAATTCCTTTAATTTTTCCCGCGCAAATCTTTCCAGCATCAGATTCAGATTTTGACTCCGGGGTTGCTGACGGGAGAGATGAGCGATTCCCTGGGCTAAGAATACCCCGAAATCTGGATGGAGCATGCTGTATAAGAAATGGTTGATCTTAGATTGCAAAAGGTTTTCCCAGAACACCGTCCAGAGGCGCCGGTCTATACGATTCCCGTGGGCGAGATAGATTCTTTTGCCGTCTAATTCCACGGTGGCGT is from candidate division WOR-3 bacterium and encodes:
- a CDS encoding UDP-2,3-diacylglucosamine diphosphatase — its product is MHIFLSDAHIRKDDSPRAKLLIKFLNEIKDEIENLFILGDMFEFWFEYNIAIPKDYFKVLATFYHLNLKGVKLHYILGNHEVMIGNFLRNLGFSIYREDATVELDGKRIYLAHGNRIDRRLWTVFWENLLQSKINHFLYSMLHPDFGVFLAQGIAHLSRQQPRSQNLNLMLERFAREKLKEFDIVILAHSHIPVFKNFGNGKFYINTGDWVDNFSYVKLKDGAISLNYYR